A part of Winslowiella toletana genomic DNA contains:
- the ascF gene encoding PTS cellobiose/arbutin/salicin transporter subunit IIBC, whose translation MSQNFTEVSKSIVDAIGGVENVTAVTHCMTRLRFVLHDDSAVDSARLKSIKGVMGVVHNENQCQVIIGNNVAKAYAEVVILLPAGAVAGRATAVDGRNKITLKRIGAGILDALIGTMSPLIPAIIGGSMVKLLAMILDMTGIFEKGASTLIILNVIGDGAFFFLPVMVAASAAVKFKTNMSLAIAIAGVLVHPNFVDLMAKAAQGQQVSFIGFDITAVKYTYTVIPALCMTWLLSYIEKWVDRITPAVTKNFLKPMLIVLIAAPVAIMFIGPLGIWIGSGISALVYTVHSYLGWLSVAIMGAIWPLLVMTGMHRVFTPTIIQTIAETGKEGMVMPSEIGANLSLGGSSLAVAWRTKNPELRQTALAAAASAIVAGISEPALYGVALRLKRPLVACLISGFICGAVAGIGGLASHSMASPGLFTSVQFFDPTNPMSIVWVFAVMILAVVLSFITTLLLGFEDIPVEQPANDSVPAAPYAASPDVVKVN comes from the coding sequence ATGTCACAGAATTTTACTGAAGTGTCAAAATCGATTGTCGATGCCATTGGCGGCGTGGAAAACGTTACTGCTGTGACGCACTGTATGACGCGCTTACGCTTTGTACTGCATGATGACAGCGCGGTGGATAGCGCCCGGCTGAAGTCGATTAAAGGCGTAATGGGCGTTGTACATAATGAAAACCAGTGTCAGGTGATTATTGGTAATAATGTTGCAAAAGCGTATGCCGAAGTGGTGATACTGCTGCCGGCAGGCGCGGTCGCCGGGCGTGCAACCGCCGTGGATGGCAGAAATAAAATCACTCTGAAACGCATCGGCGCGGGCATTCTTGATGCGCTAATCGGCACCATGTCACCCCTGATCCCGGCGATTATCGGCGGCTCGATGGTTAAACTGCTGGCGATGATCCTCGATATGACCGGCATCTTTGAGAAGGGCGCTTCGACGCTGATTATTCTCAATGTGATCGGCGATGGCGCGTTCTTCTTCCTGCCGGTGATGGTGGCGGCCTCAGCGGCGGTGAAATTTAAAACCAATATGTCGCTGGCGATTGCGATTGCTGGCGTGCTGGTACACCCTAATTTTGTCGACCTGATGGCAAAAGCGGCGCAGGGGCAGCAGGTGTCATTTATCGGTTTTGATATTACCGCGGTGAAGTACACCTATACCGTGATTCCGGCGCTCTGCATGACCTGGCTGCTGTCGTATATTGAGAAGTGGGTCGACCGTATTACGCCAGCTGTTACCAAAAACTTCCTGAAACCGATGCTGATCGTGCTGATTGCTGCGCCGGTTGCGATTATGTTTATCGGCCCGCTGGGTATCTGGATTGGCAGCGGCATCTCGGCGCTGGTCTATACCGTACACAGTTATCTCGGCTGGTTATCGGTGGCGATTATGGGCGCCATCTGGCCACTGCTGGTCATGACTGGTATGCATCGCGTATTTACCCCAACCATAATTCAGACCATTGCGGAAACCGGTAAAGAGGGCATGGTTATGCCATCGGAAATCGGCGCTAACCTGTCGCTTGGCGGATCTTCACTGGCGGTAGCCTGGCGTACTAAAAACCCGGAACTGCGTCAGACGGCGCTGGCCGCGGCGGCATCGGCGATTGTGGCCGGGATTTCTGAACCCGCGTTGTATGGTGTCGCGCTCAGACTGAAACGTCCGCTGGTTGCCTGTCTGATCAGTGGTTTTATCTGCGGCGCTGTCGCCGGTATTGGCGGACTGGCCAGCCACTCAATGGCGTCGCCAGGACTGTTTACCAGCGTGCAGTTTTTTGATCCGACAAATCCAATGAGTATCGTCTGGGTGTTTGCGGTGATGATCCTGGCAGTGGTGCTCTCCTTTATCACCACCTTGCTGCTGGGCTTCGAGGATATTCCGGTTGAACAGCCAGCAAATGACAGCGTACCGGCTGCCCCTTATGCCGCATCGCCAGACGTTGTAAAAGTTAACTGA
- the gap gene encoding type I glyceraldehyde-3-phosphate dehydrogenase codes for MVKVGINGFGRIGRNVLRAALGRDDFQVVAINDLTDSKTLAHLLKYDSLLGKLPAPVEAAEGQLVVDGKTIKVFSERDPALIPWSSVGVEIVIEATGFFTEKAKAEVHISKGGAKRVIISAPGKDDDITVVMGVNHQQYDPAQHRVVSNGSCTTNGLAPAAQVLHQAFGIEHGLMNTTHAYTNSQALHDQPEKDLRGARAAALSIVPYSSGAAKALGKVIPSLDGRLTGYSLRVPVPVVSIVDLTVTLKRDVTVDEVNNAFRQAAESGPLQDILGYSDEPLVSSDYRGDPRSSIIDGLSTLVIGGKMVKILAWYDNEWGFSNRLVDLALWMEKRGL; via the coding sequence ATGGTAAAAGTAGGCATCAACGGCTTTGGCCGTATCGGTCGTAATGTGTTGCGCGCCGCACTGGGCCGCGACGACTTTCAGGTGGTGGCGATTAATGATCTGACGGACAGTAAAACCCTCGCCCATCTGCTGAAATACGATTCTCTGCTGGGTAAGCTACCCGCGCCGGTGGAAGCCGCTGAAGGTCAGCTGGTGGTTGACGGCAAAACTATTAAGGTATTCTCCGAGCGCGATCCGGCACTGATTCCATGGAGCAGCGTCGGCGTGGAGATCGTGATTGAAGCCACCGGTTTCTTTACCGAAAAAGCTAAAGCCGAAGTGCATATCAGCAAAGGCGGCGCTAAACGGGTGATTATCTCCGCTCCCGGCAAAGATGATGATATTACGGTGGTGATGGGCGTTAACCACCAGCAGTATGACCCGGCTCAGCATCGGGTAGTCAGTAACGGTAGCTGTACCACTAACGGGCTGGCCCCGGCGGCGCAGGTGCTGCATCAGGCATTTGGTATTGAGCATGGCCTGATGAACACCACTCACGCCTACACCAACAGCCAGGCGCTGCATGATCAGCCGGAGAAAGATCTGCGTGGCGCACGTGCTGCCGCGCTGTCGATTGTGCCCTACTCCAGCGGCGCCGCGAAAGCGCTGGGCAAAGTGATTCCGTCGCTCGATGGCCGCCTGACCGGCTATTCGCTGCGCGTTCCGGTGCCGGTGGTGTCGATTGTCGATCTGACGGTGACCCTGAAACGCGATGTCACCGTCGATGAGGTCAATAACGCTTTCCGTCAGGCGGCGGAATCAGGTCCGCTTCAGGATATTCTCGGCTACAGCGACGAACCGCTGGTTTCCAGCGACTATCGCGGCGATCCACGGTCATCGATTATTGATGGTCTGTCGACGCTGGTGATCGGTGGCAAAATGGTCAAAATCCTCGCCTGGTATGACAATGAGTGGGGGTTCTCAAATCGCCTGGTTGATCTGGCGCTGTGGATGGAAAAACGCGGGCTGT
- a CDS encoding GlxA family transcriptional regulator yields MKTILIIVPDGGMLFEAAGIADILMQANRLRAESANQPLYQLTIATTQPHHVIHGQSGLNLLADNRLAELDPTQPRDTIMITGRGVSAEEGDAVVDWLRYAAPHARRVVSVCGGAMLLAQSGLLDGRNATTHWRLLETLQSRYPQVKVASGPLYVQDGPFWTSGGVSTGFDLTLALVEEDYGFSLARDVAQDLVMYLRRPGGQAQFSRFLLNQARRPGPINDLQSWILANLAGDLSVEKLAERVAMSPRNFTRVFTRETGATPARYVAEARLAAARQRLEQSSEGLEQVASASGFGNSLNLRRVFERNLQLTPGEYRERFCARSLA; encoded by the coding sequence ATGAAAACCATTCTGATTATCGTCCCCGATGGGGGCATGCTATTTGAAGCGGCGGGTATCGCCGATATCCTGATGCAAGCCAACCGCCTGCGTGCGGAAAGCGCAAATCAGCCGCTGTATCAGCTGACGATTGCCACCACCCAACCCCATCATGTGATTCACGGCCAGTCGGGTCTCAATTTACTGGCGGACAACCGGCTGGCGGAACTCGATCCGACCCAGCCACGCGACACCATTATGATTACCGGCAGAGGCGTCAGCGCGGAGGAAGGTGACGCGGTGGTCGACTGGCTGCGTTATGCCGCACCACATGCGCGGCGGGTAGTATCCGTCTGCGGCGGCGCGATGCTGCTGGCGCAGAGCGGACTGCTGGACGGGCGTAACGCCACCACTCACTGGCGGTTACTGGAAACCCTGCAAAGCCGTTACCCGCAGGTGAAGGTCGCCAGCGGACCGCTGTATGTGCAGGATGGGCCGTTCTGGACGTCAGGAGGCGTCAGTACCGGCTTCGACCTGACCCTCGCGCTGGTAGAGGAGGATTACGGCTTCAGTCTGGCGCGCGATGTGGCGCAGGATCTGGTGATGTATCTGCGCCGCCCTGGTGGCCAGGCGCAGTTCAGCCGCTTTCTGCTGAATCAGGCGCGCAGACCCGGCCCGATTAACGATCTGCAAAGCTGGATCCTGGCAAATCTCGCCGGTGACCTGTCAGTTGAGAAGCTGGCGGAACGCGTCGCCATGAGTCCACGCAATTTTACCCGCGTCTTCACCCGTGAAACCGGCGCAACGCCCGCCAGATATGTGGCCGAAGCCCGTCTGGCCGCCGCCCGCCAGCGCCTGGAACAGAGTAGCGAAGGGCTGGAGCAGGTGGCGAGCGCCAGCGGCTTCGGCAACAGCCTCAATCTGCGGCGGGTGTTTGAGCGGAATCTGCAACTGACGCCCGGTGAGTACCGCGAACGCTTCTGCGCGCGCAGCCTGGCGTAA
- a CDS encoding 6-phospho-beta-glucosidase, producing MSTATFPDGFLWGGALAANQAEGAAFEGGKGLTTVDMIPHGPQRLAIKLGQQKRVALQADEFYPSHQAIDFYHRYKEDIALMAEMGFTVFRTSIAWSRIYPNGDELTPNAEGIAFYRDMFSECKKYNIEPLVTLCHFDVPMHLVTEYGSWRNRKMVEFFARYARTCFEAFDGLVKYWLTFNEINILLHSPFSGAGLVFEQGENQQQVKYQAAHHELVASALATKIAHEVNPHNQVGCMLAGGNFYPWSCKPEDVWAALEKDRENLFFIDVQARGAYPGYTRRLFKEKGVTLITAPEDNEILQHSVDFVSFSYYASRCASADMNEHNSSAANIVKSLKNPHIEASEWGWGIDPLGLRITMNMMYDRYQKPLFLVENGLGAKDEINPQGEINDDYRISYLREHIKAMADAIEDGIPVMGYTSWGCIDLVSASTGEMSKRYGFVYVDRDDQGQGTLNRMRKKSFYWYQKVIASHGADLG from the coding sequence ATGTCAACAGCAACATTTCCCGATGGATTTTTATGGGGCGGCGCACTGGCCGCAAATCAGGCCGAAGGCGCTGCATTTGAAGGCGGAAAAGGGCTGACCACGGTTGATATGATCCCTCACGGGCCGCAGCGTCTGGCAATAAAACTTGGCCAGCAGAAGCGCGTGGCGCTGCAGGCGGATGAGTTTTATCCCAGCCATCAGGCAATCGACTTTTACCACCGCTATAAAGAGGATATCGCCTTAATGGCGGAGATGGGTTTCACCGTATTTCGCACCTCGATTGCGTGGAGTCGCATCTATCCCAATGGCGACGAACTGACGCCGAACGCTGAAGGCATCGCTTTTTACCGCGATATGTTCAGTGAATGTAAGAAATACAATATTGAGCCACTGGTCACCCTGTGTCACTTCGATGTGCCGATGCATCTGGTGACCGAATATGGCTCCTGGCGCAATCGCAAAATGGTGGAGTTCTTCGCCCGCTATGCCCGCACCTGCTTTGAAGCCTTTGACGGGCTGGTGAAGTACTGGCTGACCTTTAATGAGATCAATATCCTGCTGCACAGCCCGTTCTCTGGTGCTGGTCTGGTCTTTGAGCAGGGAGAGAATCAGCAGCAGGTAAAATATCAGGCGGCGCACCATGAGCTGGTGGCCAGCGCCTTAGCCACTAAAATTGCCCATGAGGTGAACCCGCATAATCAGGTAGGGTGCATGCTGGCGGGGGGGAATTTCTACCCGTGGTCCTGCAAGCCGGAAGATGTCTGGGCGGCGCTGGAAAAAGATCGCGAAAATCTGTTCTTTATTGATGTACAGGCACGCGGCGCTTATCCGGGTTATACCCGACGGTTATTCAAAGAGAAAGGCGTGACACTGATTACTGCGCCAGAAGATAACGAAATCCTGCAGCACAGTGTCGATTTTGTCTCCTTTAGCTACTATGCATCGCGTTGCGCTTCGGCCGATATGAATGAACACAACAGCAGCGCCGCCAATATCGTCAAGTCGCTGAAAAACCCGCATATCGAGGCCAGCGAATGGGGCTGGGGCATTGATCCGCTGGGTCTGCGCATTACCATGAATATGATGTATGACCGCTATCAGAAGCCGCTGTTTCTGGTGGAGAACGGACTTGGCGCCAAAGATGAAATTAACCCGCAGGGCGAAATCAACGACGATTACCGCATCAGCTACCTGCGCGAGCATATTAAAGCAATGGCGGATGCGATTGAGGATGGTATTCCGGTGATGGGCTATACCTCATGGGGCTGTATTGATCTGGTGTCTGCGTCAACCGGTGAAATGAGTAAGCGCTATGGTTTTGTCTATGTCGATCGTGACGATCAGGGGCAGGGGACATTAAACCGGATGCGTAAGAAGTCGTTTTACTGGTATCAGAAAGTGATTGCCAGTCATGGCGCGGATTTAGGTTAG